In Metarhizium brunneum chromosome 3, complete sequence, a genomic segment contains:
- the phyA_0 gene encoding 3-phytase A — protein MSHSVAAVVTDIPSIYTSWGELSVYADNAEDAFGVQYVGLPDGCQVESVSTLQRHAERFPDSVDGAVTGGFAQKVANYSKANGGKEAFTGPLTFLNSHVYILNDTGLLTGRGASTEFSAGASFWNRYGRTLYNASVAQLQYSPTFASNGSARPKVTLRTTGQSRIENSLVNWSLGFFGPSFNSTPDPALTEWESPFRVVVIPEGGTENNTLASYDSCFNDNSDANANIASRLQDAYKRVYLRSALRRLQAYAPRGFTFDYQDLYAMQMTCAYEYSFIGMSDFCSLFTMEDWHGFENVLDLQYYYLYSYGNPTGRAQGIGYLQELMARIRHQFIASSNSSVNATLDDNPTTFPLGQQIYADFSHDDIIISVLTAMSLDYLKDAPTTSKFPPSADNHFTLSRLTPFGANLITEVVGCGASDPEPVESRRVAYAPGQYGYEASNSSYKFVRMRLNNGILPLNTIRGGQCGNATSGRLDGLCALGSFLESQESAFELSNYAFACFGNYTLANSTTGIDYDGTIVQGRDYTRV, from the exons ATGTCCCATTCGGTTGCGGCAGTCGTCACTGATATTCCCAGTATATACACATCTTGGGGAGAGCTCTCGGTCTATGCCGACAACGCCGAGGATGCCTTTGGGGTGCAATATGTTGGCCTCCCAGATGGATGCCAAGTG GAGTCTGTGAGCACTCTTCAGCGCCACGCGGAGCGATTTCCAGACAGCGTGGACGGAGCAGTGACCGGCGGATTTGCGCAAAAGGTGGCAAACTACAGCAAagccaacggcggcaaggaggCATTCACGGGGCCGTTGACGTTTCTGAATTCCCATGTTTATATCCTAAACGACACGGGACTTCTCACTGGCCGCGGCGCCAGCACCGAATTCAGCGCGGGTGCATCGTTTTGGAACCGATACGGGCGGACTCTGTACAATGCCTCGGTCGCCCAGTTGCAATACAGCCCGACCTTTGCGAGCAATGGGAGCGCGCGCCCCAAAGTCACTCTGCGAACAACTGGGCAGTCGAGAATCGAGAATAgcctggtcaactggtccctcGGGTTCTTTGGCCCGTCCTTCAACTCGACCCCGGATCCAGCCCTGACGGAATGGGAGAGCCCGTTTCGAGTCGTCGTTATTCCTGAAGGCGGCACCGAAAACAACACTCTTGCTTCCTACGACAGCTGCTTCAACGACAACAGCGACGCAAATGCCAACATTGCGTCTCGGCTCCAAGACGCGTACAAGAGGGTGTACTTGCGCTCCGCGCTCCGTCGGCTCCAGGCGTACGCGCCACGAGGCTTCACGTTTGACTACCAGGACCTGTATGCCATGCAAATGACGTGTGCTTACGAGTATTCCTTCATTGGAATGTCCGACTTTTGCAGCTTGTTCACGATGGAAGACTGGCATGGCTTCGAAAACGTCCTCGATCTACAGT ATTATTACCTCTACAGCTACGGCAATCCCACCGGCCGCGCCCAGGGCATCGGCTACCTGCAGGAACTGATGGCTCGCATTCGTCACCAGTTCATCGCGTCTTCCAACTCATCCGTCAACGCCACGCTCGACGACAACCCAACCACCTTTCCCCTGGGACAGCAAATCTACGCCGATTTCTCCCAcgacgacatcatcatctcggTCCTGACCGCCATGTCGCTAGACTACCTCAAGGATGCGCCGACAACGTCCAAGTTCCCCCCGAGCGCCGACAACCACTTCACCCTGTCGCGGCTCACCCCGTTTGGGGCCAACCTCATCACCGAGGTCGTTGGCTGCGGCGCGTCTGATCCGGAGCCCGTGGAGAGCCGCCGCGTTGCCTATGCGCCGGGGCAGTACGGCTACGAAGCATCCAACTCGAGCTACAAATTCGTGCGGATGCGCCTGAACAATGGCATCCTGCCGCTCAACACGATTCGCGGCGGGCAGTGCGGCAACGCAACGTCTGGCCGGCTCGACGGCCTGTGTGCGCTGGGTAGCTTTCTCGAGAGCCAAGAGAGCGCATTCGAGCTGAGCAACTATGCCTTTGCCTGCTTTGGCAACTACACCCTCGCAAACTCCACCACGGGCATCGACTATGATGGTACGATTGTCCAAGGGAGGGATTACACTCGGGTTTGA
- the CYP52A13 gene encoding Cytochrome P450 52A13 produces the protein MLMVTVNPWAVVLALPGFLMALWTFQLIYLPIRLRKSPGTRAPILSGNPFGVLFFFAQSAYMQATNRMLEHFNTMFSKGDPQNPHVVELQFGRRRVIVTRDPEHIKTVLTSKFTQYGKGELVHTAASPFLGDSIFTTDGQLWQKSRALIRPMFTKERVRDIEIFSQWTDVLMSKLPASGQTVDICDLFYRMTLDVSTDFLLGQTVGALDNPNSEFSQAFTDVQRMQMIRVILHPFRHVLPLRKYYDGIKVIERFITPYIESTLRLPMEELEQLSKSDKEFTFLHNIALFSRDPQVIRDQIFAVLIAGRDTTAATLSWALYELANYPDVWKKLRNQVLEHVGPTRTPSYEDLKNLTYLTHTINETLRLYPAVPYNIRGCIEDSTLPTPEGQPEIATSTGDIVIYSTMAMQRRPDLYPPVSDSFADAAIFSPDRWEKWTPKPWQYVPFNGGPRICIGQNFAVTEMAFTMVRLLQKYERVEYRGDWNAQFHKAELVGCPGQGVPVALYEAKK, from the exons ATGCTCATGGTTACAGTCAACCCGTGGGCCGTGGTGCTCGCACTGCCGGGATTTCTCATGGCATTATGGACATTTCAGTTAATTTACCTGCCGATTCGGCTGCGGAAGAGTCCCGGCACGAGGGCGCCCATCCTGTCCGGGAACCCTTTTGGAG tcttgttcttttttgcCCAATCGGCCTATATGCAAGCAACAAACCGCATGCTGGAGCACTTCAATACCATGTTCAGCAAGGGGGACCCCCAAAACCCCCATGTTGTCGAGCTACAGTTTGGCCGACGGCGCGTCATCGTTACCCGGGATCCAGAACACATCAAGACCGTTCTCACGAGCAAGTTCACCCAGTATGGAAAGGGGGAGCTGGTCCACACGGCGGCCAGCCCGTTCCTGGGAGACTCCATCTTCACCACCGACGGACAGCTCTGGCAGAAGAGCCGCGCTCTCATCAGACCCATGTTCACAAAAGAGCGCGTCCGGGACATTGAGATTTTCTCGCAATGGACCGATGTCTTGATGTCCAAGCTTCCAGCCTCGGGACAGACTGTCGACATCTGCGACTTGTTCTACCGCATGACGCTGGATGTTTCAACCGACTTCCTCCTGGGGCAGACTGTTGGTGCCTTGGACAACCCCAACAGCGAGTTCAGCCAAGCCTTCACCGATGTACAACGTATGCAGATGATTCGAGTCATCCTACA CCCATTCCGTCACGTACTGCCACTACGCAAATACTATGACGGAATCAAAGTAATCGAGCGCTTCATTACCCCGTACATTGAGTCAACGCTGCGCCTGCCCATGGAGGAGCTCGAGCAGCTGTCAAAGTCGGACAAGGAATTCACCTTTCTTCACAACATTGCCTTGTTTTCACGAGACCCCCAGGTGATCCGGGACCAGatctttgccgtcttgaTTGCCGGCCGAGACACGACTGCCGCAACGCTATCGTGGGCTCTCTACGAACTTGCCAATTACCCCGACGTGTGGAAAAAGCTCCGAAACCAAGTCCTGGAGCACGTCGGCCCAACTCGAACCCCATCGTACGAGGACCTCAAAAACCTGACCTACCTGACGCACACCATCAACGAGACTCTGCGGCTGTACCCCGCGGTCCCTTATAACATTCGCGGCTGCA TTGAGGACTCTACCCTTCCCACGCCCGAAGGCCAGCCGGAAATCGCGACGTCGACAGGCGACATCGTCATCTACAGCACCATGGCTATGCAGCGCCGACCTGATCTCTACCCGCCCGTTTCGGACTCctttgccgacgccgccatcttcagcCCCGATCGATGGGAGAAATGGACCCCCAAGCCGTGGCAGTACGTGCCCTTCAACGGCGGGCCGAGAATCTGCATCGGCCAAAACTTTGCCGTTACCGAGATGGCCTTTACCA TGGTGCGCCTTTTGCAAAAATATGAGCGTGTGGAATACCGCGGCGATTGGAATGCGCAGTTTCACAAGGCGGAGCTGGTTGGATGTCCGGGACAGGGAGTGCCGGTGGCATTGTACGAAGCAAAGAAGTAG